The following is a genomic window from Gracilimonas sp..
CTGAAATTTAAGGATTAGAGAAGAATGCCTACTAAGAAATTAAAACCAATGACACCGGGAACCAGACACAGAATAGCTCCTGTGTTTGACGAAATTACAACTGATAAGCCGTTAAAAGCCTTATTAGCAGGTAAGCATAATACCGGTGGACGTAACAGACACGGACGTATCACTTCTCGCCACAGAGGCGGAGGGCACAAACGCCGATATCGAATGATCGATTTCAAGCGTAATAAATTTGATGTGCCTGCTACAGTTCAAACTATTGAGTATGATCCTAATCGATCTGCCCGAATAGCTCTTGTAGCTTATGCCGACGGAGAGCGCAGATATATACTGGCTCCTAACAAGTTAAAAGTTGGAGATACTATCATTTCCGGAGAAAATGCAGCACCTGATTTAGGAAATGCACTCCCAATGATGAAAATGCCTCCAGGTACGTTCATTCACAATATTGAATTAAATCCAGGGCAAGGCGGAACGCTTTGCCGAAGTGCAGGTACCGGAGCACAATTACTGGGTAAGCAAGAAAAGTATGTAAGTGTAAAACTTCCATCTGGTGAAGTTAGAATGATCCTTGGAACTTGCTATGCAACAGTTGGGGAAACAAGTAATCCCGACCATATGAATACCACGATTGCAAAAGCCGGTAGAAGCAGGTGGAAAGGAAGAAGACCACAAACACGTGGTGTTGCTATGAACCCTGTTGATCACCCCATGGGTGGTGGAGAAGGAAAGGCATCCGGAGGTCACCCACGGTCACCTTGGGGACAATCCGCTAAAGGTAAGAAGACAAGAAATCGTAATAAGCTGTCTTCCAAGTACATCGTAAGAAGAAGAAAAACCAAGAAAAAATAATTAAGTAACGTATGCCACGCTCACTGAAAAAAGGGCCTTTTGTTTACTATAAGCTTCAACGTAAAATTGATGAAGCTCAGGAAAGTGGAAGCAAGAAAGTGATCAAAACCTGGTCACGAAGTTCAATGATCACTCCTGATTTTATGGGATTGACACTTGCAGTACACAACGGTAAGCAATTTATCCCTGTGTTTATAACTGAAAATATGGTAGGTCACAAACTAGGTGAATTTGCACCTACAAGAACATTCCGTGGCCACCCATTGAAAAAAGCAGCTAAATAATTAATCGGAAATAAGAGATGGATACTCCAGTTTTAGAAGCACGCGCAGTACAAAAGCATTTGAGGAAAGCTCCTCGAAAAGTTCGCCTTGTAGCGGATGCTGTGCGTGGTAAGTCAGTAGAAAAAGCGATTAAGCAACTTGAGTTTACAAAAAAAGCATCTGCAGAAGATGTAATTAAGGTAATCAAGTCGGCGGCTGCAAATTTAAGAGATAAATTTCAGGAAGAGCGCTTCGATAATGAAGATCTTTTTATCAAAGAAATTTATGTTGATGAAGGCGTAACGCTGAAAAGAATTCAGCCGGCACCGATGGGCCGAGCTCATCGAATTAACAAACGCTCATGCCA
Proteins encoded in this region:
- the rplB gene encoding 50S ribosomal protein L2, whose protein sequence is MPTKKLKPMTPGTRHRIAPVFDEITTDKPLKALLAGKHNTGGRNRHGRITSRHRGGGHKRRYRMIDFKRNKFDVPATVQTIEYDPNRSARIALVAYADGERRYILAPNKLKVGDTIISGENAAPDLGNALPMMKMPPGTFIHNIELNPGQGGTLCRSAGTGAQLLGKQEKYVSVKLPSGEVRMILGTCYATVGETSNPDHMNTTIAKAGRSRWKGRRPQTRGVAMNPVDHPMGGGEGKASGGHPRSPWGQSAKGKKTRNRNKLSSKYIVRRRKTKKK
- the rpsS gene encoding 30S ribosomal protein S19 — translated: MPRSLKKGPFVYYKLQRKIDEAQESGSKKVIKTWSRSSMITPDFMGLTLAVHNGKQFIPVFITENMVGHKLGEFAPTRTFRGHPLKKAAK
- the rplV gene encoding 50S ribosomal protein L22, which translates into the protein MDTPVLEARAVQKHLRKAPRKVRLVADAVRGKSVEKAIKQLEFTKKASAEDVIKVIKSAAANLRDKFQEERFDNEDLFIKEIYVDEGVTLKRIQPAPMGRAHRINKRSCHITVKVAKRDQESVNE